In Stigmatopora nigra isolate UIUO_SnigA chromosome 11, RoL_Snig_1.1, whole genome shotgun sequence, the following proteins share a genomic window:
- the tmem41aa gene encoding LOW QUALITY PROTEIN: transmembrane protein 41A-A (The sequence of the model RefSeq protein was modified relative to this genomic sequence to represent the inferred CDS: inserted 2 bases in 1 codon), with product MRSLVGLAFVIVAATIYLYSLSLFLPPGPIVTPHATSDGLDVFAENGDDNRSRLKFPSNLEDLRELSDLLQFYKTEHTAYVLLLFCSAYLYKQSFAIPGSSFLNILAGAIFGLGPGLVLACXGSTLCYLLSQAFGKRYVVNFFPDKVAMLQKKVEDNKDCLFFFLLFLRFFPMTPNWFLNMSAPVVNIPVSFFFGSVFIGLLPYNFICVQTGVMLAEVSTLDHLFSWQHLAQLLAIAATALLPGVLVRRYSQRRLKVTETHQHNGFTADKKVQ from the exons ATGCGCTCACTCGTCGGACTTGCCTTCGTGATCGTCGCTGCCACCATCTATCTTTATTCACTTTCTCTGTTCTTGCCTCCGGGACCTATTGTGACCCCACATGCAACCTCCGATGGGCTCGATGTGTTTGCCGAGAACGGCGATGACAATCGCAGCAG GTTAAAGTTTCCATCCAATTTGGAGGACCTGCGAGAGCTGTCCGATCTTCTTCAATTTTACAAGACGGAGCACACAGCCTACGTGCTGTTGTTGTTCTGCAGTGCTTACCTCTACAAGCAGTCCTTCGCCATCCCTGGATCCTCCTTCCTG aacatCTTAGCGGGTGCCATATTTGGCCTCGGCCCTGGGCTGGTCTTGGCTTG GGGCTCCACCCTTTGCTACCTTCTGTCACAAGCCTTTGGGAAACGCTACGTGGTCAACTTCTTCCCTGACAAGGTGGCCATGCTCCAGAAGAAG GTGGAGGACAACAAGGACTGTCTGTTCTTCTTCCTTCTATTCTTGAGGTTCTTCCCTATGACGCCCAACTGGTTTCTTAATATGTCCGCGCCAGTTGTCAATATCCCCGTTTCCTTCTTTTTTGGCTCCGTGTTCATCG GTTTGCTGCCCTACAACTTCATCTGCGTCCAGACGGGCGTCATGCTAGCGGAGGTGTCGACCCTGGATCACCTATTCTCGTGGCAGCATCTCGCCCAGCTTTTAGCCATTGCGGCCACAGCCTTACTGCCCGGTGTGCTTGTCCGCCGCTACAGCCAGCGGCGTCTCAAAGTGACAGAGACGCACCAGCATAATGGATTCACTGCCGATAAGAAGGTCCAATAA